From Erigeron canadensis isolate Cc75 chromosome 8, C_canadensis_v1, whole genome shotgun sequence, one genomic window encodes:
- the LOC122610154 gene encoding uncharacterized protein LOC122610154: MVDLATTVETVLAARVATAAVSALVVRAATAMLSEKNKDNQQEKKLVQVTGKKSYARVREDLKASLGRDPSRMEMFESCFSKGGTTKNAEASNAIAQMKQIKSNLPEGSNDKPGPDDVFSKVMGKDRNGDAVMYGLGVRASDVWGVLPIRSACHRENIQLKAQCEELTSKVVQLRAQAKMNESMRPHHIALLQPMDLHVYGIRHDYTWNTMADSFCFNLQGDRVGNEVFLESILNPTEIVAKGWVKILDPNELVGGKEIGKGWCEVNVQVAIKRDEMLVRPYGLFSTIEDCIGATIAWPCPFISVVRED, from the exons ATGGTAGATCTTG CTACAACAGTGGAAACTGTACTAGCAGCAAGAGTTGCAACAGCGGCAGTATCTGCACTAGTAGTGCGGGCTGCCACAGCG ATGTTAAGTGAAAAAAACAAGGACAATCAGCAAGAAAAGAAGTTGGTGCAAGTAActggaaaaaaaagttatgcTCGAGTTCGTGAAGATCTAAAG GCATCTTTGGGACGAGATCCAAGTCGGATGGAAATGTTTGAGTCATGTTTCTCCAAAGGTGGAACTACCAAAAATGCAGAAGCTTCAAATGCAATT GCACAAATGAAACAAATTAAATCTAATCTTCCCGAGGGTTCCAACGATAAGCCTGGACCAGATGATGTGTTTTCTAAAGTCATGGGTAAAGATCGCAACGGTGATGCGGTCATGTATGGTTTGGGTGTTCGTGCTTCTGATGTTTGGGGGGTACTACCAATTCGTTCCGCATGTCATAGAGAAAATATCCAATTGAAGGCTCAATGTGAAGAACTTACTAGTAAAGTGGTCCAGTTACGAGCCCAAGCAAAGATGAATGAGTCGATGCGTCCGCATCACATTGCCCTGTTGCAACCAATGGACCTCCACGTTTACGG taTACGACATGACTACACGTGGAACACAATGGCggatagtttttgttttaatctTCAGGGGGACAGG gTTGGAAATGAGGTTTTCCTTGAAAGCATTCTAAACCCAACGGAGATTGTTGCAAAAGGATGGGTTAAGATCTTGGACCCGAATGAGCTAGTGGGTGGTAAAGAGATTGGAAAGGGATGGTGTGAGGTAAATGTTCAAGTAGCGATAAAAAGAGATGAAATGTTGGTGAGACCATATGGATTATTTTCTACAATTGAAGATTGTATTGGTGCAACTATCGCATGGCCCTGTCCTTTCATCTCG GTGGTCCGTGAAGATTGA